The window TTCAACGTCATTGAAATCTTTGACTGCCACCTGTGCACTGAAATTCTTGCCAATTTTTTCTTCAGCactcaaaaaaaacaaaaaaaaaacttgtgtgTGACCTACAAGCCCTTGCCTTTACCTACCCACCCTCCTCCCCCCTTCATGTTTCAACCGAATCGCTGAATCGGAGGCGAATTCCCAGCTCGGCTGGGCGAGTGATTCCACCCCACTCCCAATTCCGACAGCCGGGCCAGTCTCTACGGCAACAGAAACACGAATTCGTAAAGAGGATTCCGTCCCGTTCGCGCGACGCGACCACGTCTTCTCGAGCCCCTCGGCCCCCACCTCCACGCCTGCGCTGCGATCTCCGCTGGTTGCCGgcctctcccccgccgccgccggcgcgtcgcGGCTCTGGGGGCACCGGACCCACCTCCACCCCCTAGATCGGGCGCCTCCTCCGCCAGCCGCTGGTCTCACACCCCGCCTCTCCCCTCTGGGGCCGGGCGAGCTCGCCGTGGAGAGGAGAGGTTACCGCCGCCCGGCAGGAGGTGCGACGGCAGAGGAGTCCtgctcttcctcctcgccgaGCCCCCTTGCGGATCCATCCGTGCTGATTCCTACTGCTGGTGAGAAACCCATAAACTATACGTTGGGGGGTGTGGTTCATTTcgcactgtttttttttttgggttctCGACTCGAGTAGGTGCCTTTCTGCCAATTTCCCGCCCAATTGGTGTAAGTGCATCTGCAATTGGGAGGAATTTATGACTCCAGCTGCTTTTCAATGCTGCGGGTGGCTCTTGAGCATGCACAAGGGCTCAAATGGGTCCTTGATCCATGGGGcatcttctcaaacttttaCTTTCCATGTTAGCTTACATAAGTGCATTAATTAGCTCTTATGCGTGCTAATATCCATTAGTAAATGCAATTAGGAAAAATGTCCTTTTATGTGgctacctttttttttctttagaaaTGAAATTGTATCAGATCACAGGATTGAAATTTCTTTGGTTTCCTCTATATCTGCAGTATCTTGGTCGAGCAGGTACTAAATTCACAATGGGAAACATCAACAAGTCTGCTGCTACTAATGCTTGAAAGATTCCTACTTGCCAGTTGCCAGCGGTGGCTTGGGAAAATAGTGAAGTTACAAATGCAAGTGTCTTTGCCTATTGATTCCATTAAGTTGCCGCATCGCTTGCATTTCACCTGAAATTTTCCGAAAATAGTTATTCATTATGCAGCACGGGTGTTGGTATTGACATAATTTTCATGGTTGGATGATAAAAGGACTGCGTAGTATTCATTATGCAGCACGGGTGTTGGTATTGACATAATTTTCATGGTTGGATGATAAAAGGACTGCGTGGGATGAGAAGAGTTTGAAAGAGTGTTTCGATGAACATCCTACTAGAGCTTAAGCATCTCAAGCTCTTTAGCTTGCCCGCAAGGCCTGTCATCTGCAAAGGCCTTCTGATAGTGATTGTCCTTATTGTATTGAGAGCAATTTTGTCTCCATTTCTTGCCATAAACTCGTCTGAGAAGGAAGAATTTTTTGAGTCAACAGTCCCTGACTTGTTTCCTGGAATCAGACGAGACAAGTTTGTTGAGGTCCCACAGATTATATGGGGATTGAACAATCAGAAAATTGCATTCGCCAGGGCATGCTTGACTGCAAGATTCCTGAACAGGTCTCTTCTAATGCCAAGCCTGAGTGCTTCACTCTTCTACAAAGAGGTTGACTTGCTGCAGCCGATCGATTTTGACAAGGTGTTTGACTTTAGCAAGTTCAATGCGCGTTGTCATGGCTTTGTAAGGTTAGCTCGGTATTCAGAAGTTTTGAATAGAAGCGAGCCTTTGAAACTCCAAAAGGGAAGTGGTAGAAGGTGGACGGTAGAGAGAGACTTGGATCAACTGCAGCAATTCATAGGGGGCAAGGCGGATGACTCTGAAGTCATTGAAATTGTTGGGAAACATCCGTTTTTGTGGCCTGACCACTGGCCAGTCAAAGACTATGCCAAAATCTTTGATTGCCTTGTCTTAGTTCCTGAGATAGAAACCGAAGTGGTTAAGGTCATATCCAAGATTAGAGAGGCGGGCCAAAGAGCAAGACATGAAGCTGGGGTTTCTCATAGTAAGCAGAGGAGAGACGGTTCCACTAATCTGCCTATACCATACGTTGCTGTTCACATGA is drawn from Panicum virgatum strain AP13 chromosome 1N, P.virgatum_v5, whole genome shotgun sequence and contains these coding sequences:
- the LOC120654759 gene encoding O-fucosyltransferase 23-like — protein: MNILLELKHLKLFSLPARPVICKGLLIVIVLIVLRAILSPFLAINSSEKEEFFESTVPDLFPGIRRDKFVEVPQIIWGLNNQKIAFARACLTARFLNRSLLMPSLSASLFYKEVDLLQPIDFDKVFDFSKFNARCHGFVRLARYSEVLNRSEPLKLQKGSGRRWTVERDLDQLQQFIGGKADDSEVIEIVGKHPFLWPDHWPVKDYAKIFDCLVLVPEIETEVVKVISKIREAGQRARHEAGVSHSKQRRDGSTNLPIPYVAVHMRIEKDWMIHCKKWEQRSKSHEICSSKEEIIHKVSQITDLRRPVVVYLAVADSLLEDDSITSGWRVGMVAYEKKKLGVTDIYDRQPYLIKSAIDFEVCSRADVFVGNSFSTFSILVVLSRTERLYNLGKASSCGENIGLSSYAYNVMGDDGGPQRWMTDMSDTNLQRLSYGTNNVSCH